A window of the Cygnus atratus isolate AKBS03 ecotype Queensland, Australia chromosome 4, CAtr_DNAZoo_HiC_assembly, whole genome shotgun sequence genome harbors these coding sequences:
- the M1AP gene encoding meiosis 1 arrest protein: LDVYYLCSEAMNSRKLLSETRRTFPDTKAHCQQPARILIVDVTSASWANTCSVLSEALENTLCLACRLTGPCRVPLLSLYVVQNQQECLLPFVQLKESFARVQACISELRSLPREGCYPQGGDGVVQAVQDGLQQFKQYSRHTVAGGSTNSSVEIIIMTSQSGKEMVKHLEKKLKDVDLVSLRRIQVTEILKKGCLEPEDVEQCMLAEEPSSNDIAILGMDIDLQTIEDNVISLEMLFKTWLHDCGSEREHLHLLLPSGGSSYDTAPKTTLICLKCDLQERLLDPALLFGTVDGTMKTADSNSSCQMTAWPATVLYKLQVVKALKSEGVCESVLYGLPFIIKSTRCWQLDWDELELNQHSFHALCHSLLKRKWMLLAKLDPENTCPSWNIVVHSYYIIVPSDSATLLVKAVAVRELLMPSVFPALLAEHPERVQGPIESALNSLEVEVTYNPLHLKSNLYKHLKSMLYRPLHRQQAQPRDQRPERHQSKQHQSRAKATVAPLLMAPSPAQLFRPAVVRRDSSEYSFLPKEDDEFLQ; this comes from the exons CTGGACGTCTACTACCTATGTTCAGAAGCCATGAATTCCAGAAAATTACTCTCAGAAACACGGAGAACATTTCCTGATACTAAAGCACACTGCCAGCAACCAGCACGGATTCTCATTGTGGATGTCACATCAGCTTCCTGGGCCAACACTTGTTCTGTACTCTCTGAAGCTCTGGAAAACACACTCTGTTTGGCATGCAGACTGACAGGTCCCTGCCGTGTTCCCCTTCTTAGCCTCTATGTGGTGCAGAACCAGCAGGAATGTTTGCTTCCCTTTGTG CAACTGAAGGAAAGCTTTGCACGAGTTCAAGCCTGCATTTCAGAGCTCCGTTCACTACCAAGAGAAGGCTGTTACCCACAGGGGGGAGATGGAGTGGTACAGGCTGTGCAAGACGGATTGCAGCAGTTCAAGCAATACAGCAGACACACAGTAGCAGGAGGCTCAACAAATAGTTCTGTTGAG ATCATAATTATGACAAGCcaatcaggaaaagaaatggtaaaGCATCTGGAAAAGAAGTTAAAGGATGTAGACCTTGTGAGTCTGCGAAGAATACAAGTCACTGAGATTTTGAAGAAAGGCTGTTTGGAGCCTGAGGATGTGGAACAGTGTATGCTAGcagaagagcccagcagcaATG ACATTGCAATCCTTGGAATGGACATTGATCTGCAAACCATAGAGGACAATGTCATCAGCTTGGAGATGCTGTTTAAAACATGGCTTCATGACTGTGGCTCAGAGAGAGAAcacctccatctcctccttccaTCAGGAGGCTCCAGCTATGACACCGCACCCAAGACCACCctaa TATGCCTGAAGTGTGATTTGCAGGAAAGACTGCTTGATCCAGCTCTACTTTTTGGGACTGTTGATGGCACCATGAAAACGGCTGATTCAAATTCATCCTGCCAGATGACAGCCTGGCCAGCTACAGTGCTGTATAAACTCCAGGTTGTAAA AGCTCTGAAGTCTGAAGGGGTCTGTGAGTCTGTACTGTATGGACTGCCTTTCATTATCAAGTCCACGAGATGCTGGCAGCTAGACTGGGATGAACTGGAGTTAAATCAGCATAGCTTCCATGCTCTATGTCATAGTCTTCTG AAAAGGAAGTGGATGCTTTTGGCCAAACTCGATCCAGAGAACACTTGTCCAAGCTGGAACATTGTGGTGCATTCCTACTACATCATTGTCCCTTCTGACTCTGCCACTCTGCTTGTCAAAGCAGTCGCTGTAAGAGAGCTCCTGATGCCATCAGTCTTCCCAGCCCTCCTTGCTGAGCATCCTGAGAGAGTGCAGGGCCCTATAGAG AGTGCCCTGAACAGCTTGGAAGTGGAAGTTACTTATAACCCCTTGCACCTGAAAAGCAACCTCTACAAACACCTGAAGAGCATGTTGTACAGACCACTGCACAGGCAGCAGGCCCAGCCCAGGGACCAGCGACCAGAGCGGCACCAATCCAAGCAG CATCAGAGCAGAGCCAAAGCCACAGTAGCACCCCTTCTGATGGCTCCTTCTCCTGCCCAATTGTTCAGACCAGCAGTGGTGAGGAGAGATTCCTCTGAGTACTCCTTTCTCCCCAAAGAGGACGATGAGTTCCTGCAGTGA